One Desulfovibrio fairfieldensis genomic window carries:
- a CDS encoding aldo/keto reductase encodes MKKRRLGKSGLEVSAIGMGCMGFSHGYGAVPSEGESIRLMRKAYDEYGCTLFDTAEVYATYANEELVGKALKPIRDNVILTTKFMPVFLPGQEIPEGKLSRKGLRNALESSLKRLQTEYIDLYYEHRVPEDSDPAEVAFWMGELIQEGKIRAWGQSEPTAEQIRIAHAVTPLAAVQNEYSLMQRRPEKEVLATCQELGIGFEAYSPMGGGFLSGKYDKDTKFTGDDVRRVITRYRRENMEANQPLLALLWAYAAEKRATPAQLALAWLLHKKDFIVPIPGMRKDERLAENFGAADVALLPEELAEIDKALGKIAIHGDRKDSDIVKLGTVQSVILE; translated from the coding sequence ATGAAAAAAAGACGGCTGGGAAAAAGCGGCCTGGAAGTATCGGCCATCGGCATGGGCTGCATGGGCTTCAGCCACGGCTACGGCGCTGTGCCCTCCGAAGGGGAATCCATCAGGCTTATGCGCAAAGCCTATGACGAATACGGCTGCACCCTGTTCGACACAGCCGAAGTGTATGCGACCTATGCCAATGAAGAGCTGGTGGGCAAAGCGCTGAAGCCCATTCGGGATAACGTGATCCTGACGACAAAGTTCATGCCCGTTTTCCTGCCCGGCCAGGAAATTCCGGAGGGAAAACTCAGCCGGAAAGGACTCAGGAACGCGCTTGAATCCTCTCTGAAACGCCTGCAAACCGAGTATATCGATCTCTACTACGAGCACCGGGTCCCCGAGGACAGCGATCCCGCTGAAGTCGCCTTCTGGATGGGCGAGCTCATCCAGGAGGGCAAAATCAGGGCTTGGGGGCAATCCGAACCGACGGCGGAACAGATCCGCATTGCGCACGCCGTAACGCCCCTGGCCGCCGTGCAGAATGAATATTCCCTCATGCAGCGGCGGCCCGAAAAAGAGGTGCTGGCGACCTGCCAGGAACTCGGCATCGGTTTTGAAGCCTACTCTCCCATGGGCGGCGGTTTTCTCAGCGGCAAATACGACAAGGATACGAAGTTTACGGGCGATGACGTGCGGCGCGTCATCACACGATACCGCAGGGAAAACATGGAAGCCAACCAGCCGCTTCTTGCCCTGCTGTGGGCCTATGCCGCGGAGAAGCGGGCCACGCCCGCGCAACTCGCCCTGGCCTGGCTGCTGCACAAAAAAGACTTTATCGTGCCCATTCCCGGTATGCGCAAGGACGAACGCCTGGCGGAAAACTTCGGCGCGGCGGACGTTGCCCTGTTGCCTGAAGAGCTTGCCGAGATCGACAAGGCCCTGGGCAAGATCGCCATACACGGCGACAGAAAAGACAGCGACATCGTCAAACTGGGTACGGTTCAATCCGTTATTCTCGAATAG
- the bioF gene encoding 8-amino-7-oxononanoate synthase — MQLFSVKMRASRKVRGEEEHISGAERIVGAQGVPALTHDLVTRAQRHGKGNPDFINIKVEAVPESACLRLSALPVRALDCADAASGLRLAAGLLRQAGVPAPEAVLALMRAAGGLRGAMLLDADSLERLEPDRARGVRATYMDRADAASFSAPSGTSGKNHYQEALVLATKVAHAPHILAEICISDDPDYVTGYVASRELGYVRIARMKEPGSPEGGRIFLYRGPRERLAATLDFIERRPVLVESLPDAPVFRAGDSAVAAVSGPPDDAENKTDKAGRADKWAFLDERLERLRANGLRRHIRDMASAPGPRVRCEGRELLLLASNDYLGLADDARVKAGAAEALVAWGAGTGGSRLTTGGLELHSELERRLAAFKHAEAALLFNTGYMANVGVITALCGRGDVIFSDELNHASIIDGCRQSRAEIVVYRHNDMADLEAKARRYAGRRGLIVSDAVFSMDGDVVPLPELLRIADRYGFLSMLDEAHATGVLGATGRGTAEHFGLAVAPDVTIGTLSKALGSEGGFVCGQARLIEYLKNSARSFIFSTALSAAPVAAALAALDVLCREPERVRRLRDNTAFFCASLKERGMDAHSSSAIVPLLVGDEGVALNAAERLFEAGYFLSAIRYPSVARGRARLRVTLRSDHTPEDLAEAARQTALALGSARRG, encoded by the coding sequence ATGCAGTTGTTCAGCGTGAAAATGCGCGCCAGCCGAAAGGTTCGGGGTGAGGAAGAGCATATTTCCGGGGCGGAGCGCATTGTCGGGGCGCAAGGCGTGCCCGCGCTAACCCATGATCTGGTGACCCGCGCCCAGCGCCACGGCAAGGGAAACCCCGATTTCATCAACATCAAGGTGGAGGCCGTGCCGGAATCCGCCTGCCTGCGCCTGTCGGCCCTGCCCGTGCGCGCGCTGGACTGCGCGGACGCCGCCTCCGGGCTGCGTCTGGCGGCCGGACTGCTGCGGCAGGCGGGCGTGCCCGCGCCGGAAGCCGTGCTGGCCCTGATGCGCGCGGCGGGCGGCCTGCGCGGGGCCATGCTGCTGGATGCCGACAGCCTGGAGCGGCTGGAGCCGGATAGGGCGCGCGGCGTCCGCGCCACCTATATGGACAGGGCCGACGCGGCATCTTTTTCCGCGCCTTCCGGCACGTCGGGAAAAAATCACTATCAGGAAGCCCTGGTGCTGGCCACCAAGGTGGCGCATGCGCCCCATATTCTTGCCGAGATCTGCATTTCGGACGATCCGGATTATGTGACCGGCTATGTGGCCTCGCGCGAGCTGGGCTATGTGCGCATCGCCAGGATGAAGGAACCCGGCTCGCCGGAGGGCGGACGCATTTTCCTGTACCGGGGTCCCAGGGAGCGGCTCGCCGCCACGCTGGACTTCATCGAGCGGCGGCCGGTGCTGGTGGAAAGCCTTCCGGACGCGCCCGTTTTTCGCGCGGGCGATTCCGCGGTTGCGGCTGTTTCCGGTCCGCCGGATGATGCGGAGAACAAGACGGATAAGGCGGGCAGGGCGGACAAGTGGGCTTTTCTGGACGAACGCCTGGAGCGCCTGCGCGCAAACGGCCTGCGCCGTCATATCCGGGACATGGCTTCGGCCCCCGGTCCACGCGTGCGCTGTGAAGGCCGGGAGCTGCTCCTGCTGGCCTCCAACGACTATCTGGGCCTGGCCGATGACGCGCGGGTCAAAGCCGGGGCCGCCGAAGCGCTCGTGGCCTGGGGCGCGGGCACGGGCGGCTCCCGCCTGACCACGGGCGGCCTGGAACTGCACAGCGAGCTGGAGCGACGCTTGGCGGCGTTCAAGCATGCGGAGGCCGCGCTGCTGTTCAATACCGGCTACATGGCCAATGTGGGCGTGATCACGGCCCTCTGCGGCCGGGGCGACGTGATTTTCAGCGACGAGCTGAACCATGCCAGCATTATTGACGGCTGCCGCCAGAGCCGGGCGGAGATCGTGGTCTACCGCCACAATGACATGGCGGATCTGGAGGCCAAGGCCCGCCGTTATGCGGGCCGCCGGGGCCTGATCGTCAGCGACGCGGTGTTCAGCATGGACGGGGATGTGGTTCCCTTGCCGGAACTGTTGCGCATCGCGGACCGCTACGGCTTTCTCTCCATGCTCGACGAGGCGCACGCCACCGGCGTTCTTGGGGCCACGGGGCGCGGCACGGCGGAGCATTTCGGCCTTGCCGTCGCACCGGACGTGACCATCGGGACCTTGAGCAAGGCCCTGGGCAGCGAGGGCGGTTTTGTCTGCGGCCAGGCGCGGCTCATCGAATATCTGAAAAACAGCGCGCGCAGTTTCATTTTTTCCACCGCGCTGTCGGCCGCGCCCGTGGCCGCCGCCCTCGCGGCTCTGGATGTCCTCTGCCGGGAGCCTGAGCGCGTGCGGCGTCTGCGGGACAATACGGCCTTTTTCTGCGCCAGCCTGAAGGAGCGGGGTATGGACGCGCATTCCTCAAGCGCCATCGTGCCCCTGCTCGTGGGCGACGAGGGCGTGGCTCTGAACGCGGCGGAGCGGCTCTTTGAGGCCGGATATTTTCTTTCGGCCATCCGCTATCCTTCGGTGGCCAGGGGGCGCGCCCGGCTGCGGGTCACGCTGCGCAGCGATCATACGCCGGAAGATCTGGCGGAAGCCGCCCGTCAGACGGCGCTGGCCCTGGGATCGGCGCGCCGAGGCTGA
- the carB gene encoding carbamoyl-phosphate synthase large subunit, translating into MPKRTDLHKILVIGAGPIIIGQGCEFDYSGSQAVKALKEEGYEVVLVNSNPATIMTDPQMADATYVEPIEQDTLAAIIRKERPDALLPTLGGQTALNAALGLAKSGVLSECGVELIGARAEVIEKAESRELFREAMENIGLKMPASGIARNLDDVRRLGNVLPFPLIVRPAFTLGGTGGGVAYNLEDLEEVAARGLSASPTSEVMIEQSVLGWKEIEMEVMRDQKDNCVIICSIENFDPMGVHTGDSITVAPVQTLSDMEYQKIRDASIAIMREIGVETGGSNVQFGVDPANGDIVVIEMNPRVSRSSALASKATGFPIAKIAAKLAVGYTLDELRNDITRETVASFEPAIDYCVVKIPRFTFEKFPGAKDELTTSMKSVGEAMSIGRTFKEALQKGLRSMEIGAPGLGYNFRAELPSREAILEALHRPNSRRAFTLRQALVAGISEEEIFAASAIDPWFIRQVKDIVDMEARIRDFGMANDMTPANPDLAVVLREAKEYGFSDRQLSEMWKRPEGDIRRLRKEMGIVPTYYLVDTCAAEFEAYTPYFYSTYETGDELAVKDCRKVLILGGGPNRIGQGIEFDYCCCHASFALRDAGIMAIMANSNPETVSTDYDTSDRLYFEPLTFEDVMNIVEKEKPEGVIVQFGGQTPLNLAVPLMRAGVPILGTSPDAIDRAEDRERFQALIQKLGLLQPPNGTAMDLEEALEVAERITYPVVVRPSYVLGGRAMAVVYDAAELADYFREQVPEKPEHPILIDKFLEHAVEVDVDALSDGREVYVAGIMEHIEEAGIHSGDSACVLPSFSLSYDHVALIAAQAEALARELRVVGLMNIQFAIKGDDIYILEVNPRASRTAPFVSKATGVPLPYLATQVMLGKSLDELDPWSMRKGGFTCVKEAVMPFQRFPGVDIILGPEMHSTGEVMGMGSNFGDAFLKSQLGAGQVLPQGGKIFLSVNDRDKPFLPEVAAMFAKLGFRLLATQGTANVLREHGLEVEEVRKVYEGRPNIVDLLINHEVDLVINTASGKHTARDSKAIRRAALTYKVPYCTTIAAARATATAIGSRRDETHVESLQEYYAREARG; encoded by the coding sequence ATGCCCAAGCGTACGGATTTACACAAAATTCTGGTTATCGGCGCGGGTCCCATCATCATCGGCCAGGGCTGCGAGTTCGACTACTCCGGTTCCCAGGCCGTCAAGGCCCTCAAGGAAGAGGGCTATGAGGTGGTGCTGGTCAACTCCAACCCGGCAACCATCATGACCGATCCGCAGATGGCCGACGCCACCTACGTGGAGCCCATTGAACAGGACACTCTGGCGGCCATCATCCGCAAGGAACGGCCGGACGCCCTCCTGCCCACCCTGGGCGGCCAGACGGCATTGAACGCCGCTCTTGGACTTGCCAAGAGCGGCGTTTTGTCGGAATGCGGGGTGGAGCTCATCGGCGCGCGCGCCGAGGTCATTGAAAAGGCCGAAAGCCGAGAACTCTTCCGCGAGGCCATGGAAAACATCGGCCTGAAAATGCCCGCCAGCGGCATTGCCCGCAATCTGGACGACGTGCGCCGTCTGGGCAATGTGCTGCCCTTCCCGCTCATTGTGCGCCCGGCCTTTACCCTGGGCGGCACGGGCGGCGGCGTGGCCTACAATCTGGAGGATCTGGAGGAGGTGGCCGCGCGCGGCCTTTCCGCCAGCCCCACCTCGGAGGTCATGATCGAGCAGAGCGTGCTGGGCTGGAAGGAAATCGAGATGGAGGTCATGCGCGACCAGAAGGACAACTGCGTGATCATCTGCTCCATCGAGAACTTCGACCCCATGGGCGTGCATACCGGCGACTCCATTACCGTGGCTCCGGTCCAGACCTTGTCCGACATGGAATACCAGAAGATCCGCGACGCTTCCATCGCCATCATGCGTGAGATCGGCGTCGAAACCGGCGGCAGCAACGTGCAGTTCGGCGTCGATCCGGCAAACGGCGACATTGTGGTCATTGAAATGAACCCGCGCGTGTCGCGTTCCTCGGCCCTGGCCTCCAAGGCCACGGGCTTCCCCATCGCCAAGATCGCGGCCAAACTGGCCGTGGGCTATACCCTTGACGAGCTGCGCAACGACATCACCCGCGAGACCGTGGCCAGCTTCGAACCGGCCATCGACTACTGCGTGGTCAAGATCCCGCGCTTCACCTTTGAGAAATTCCCCGGCGCCAAGGATGAGCTGACCACCTCCATGAAGAGCGTGGGCGAGGCCATGAGCATCGGCCGCACGTTCAAGGAAGCCCTGCAAAAAGGTCTGCGCTCCATGGAAATCGGCGCGCCGGGCCTGGGCTACAACTTCCGCGCCGAGCTGCCTTCGCGCGAAGCCATTCTGGAGGCCCTGCACCGGCCCAATTCGCGCCGCGCCTTCACCCTGCGCCAGGCCCTGGTGGCCGGGATCAGCGAGGAGGAGATCTTCGCGGCTTCGGCCATTGATCCCTGGTTTATCCGCCAGGTCAAGGACATCGTGGACATGGAGGCCCGTATCCGCGATTTCGGCATGGCCAACGACATGACCCCGGCCAACCCCGATCTGGCCGTGGTGCTGCGCGAAGCCAAGGAATACGGCTTCTCCGACCGGCAGCTCTCCGAAATGTGGAAGCGGCCCGAAGGCGATATCCGCCGTCTGCGCAAGGAAATGGGCATCGTGCCCACTTATTACCTGGTGGACACCTGCGCCGCGGAATTCGAGGCCTACACCCCCTATTTTTACTCCACCTACGAGACCGGCGACGAACTGGCGGTCAAGGACTGCCGCAAGGTGCTCATCCTGGGCGGCGGGCCCAACCGCATCGGCCAGGGCATCGAGTTCGACTACTGCTGCTGCCATGCCTCCTTCGCCCTGCGCGATGCCGGGATCATGGCCATCATGGCCAACTCCAATCCGGAAACCGTGTCCACGGACTATGACACCTCGGACCGGCTCTACTTCGAGCCCCTGACCTTCGAGGACGTCATGAACATCGTGGAAAAGGAAAAACCCGAAGGCGTCATTGTCCAGTTCGGCGGGCAGACCCCGCTGAACCTGGCCGTGCCCCTGATGCGTGCGGGCGTGCCCATTCTGGGCACCTCGCCCGACGCCATTGACCGCGCCGAGGACCGCGAGCGCTTCCAGGCCCTGATTCAGAAACTGGGGCTTTTGCAGCCGCCCAACGGCACGGCCATGGACCTGGAGGAAGCCCTGGAAGTGGCCGAGCGCATCACCTATCCCGTGGTGGTGCGGCCCAGCTACGTGCTGGGCGGCCGGGCCATGGCCGTGGTCTACGATGCCGCCGAACTGGCCGATTACTTCCGCGAACAGGTGCCGGAAAAGCCGGAACATCCCATCCTCATCGACAAATTCCTGGAACACGCCGTGGAAGTGGACGTGGACGCCCTTTCTGACGGCCGGGAAGTTTATGTGGCCGGGATCATGGAACATATCGAGGAAGCGGGCATCCATTCCGGCGACTCGGCCTGCGTGCTGCCTTCCTTCTCGCTCTCCTACGACCATGTGGCGCTCATCGCGGCCCAGGCCGAAGCCCTGGCTCGCGAACTCAGGGTCGTGGGTCTGATGAACATTCAGTTCGCCATCAAGGGCGACGACATCTATATTCTGGAAGTCAATCCGCGCGCCTCGCGCACCGCGCCCTTTGTCTCCAAGGCCACGGGCGTGCCCCTGCCGTACCTGGCAACCCAGGTCATGCTGGGCAAGAGCCTGGACGAACTGGACCCCTGGAGCATGCGCAAGGGCGGTTTCACCTGCGTGAAAGAGGCGGTCATGCCCTTTCAGCGCTTCCCCGGCGTGGACATTATCCTGGGACCGGAAATGCACTCCACCGGCGAAGTCATGGGCATGGGCTCCAACTTCGGCGATGCTTTTCTCAAAAGCCAGCTGGGCGCGGGCCAGGTGTTGCCGCAGGGCGGCAAGATCTTTCTCTCGGTCAACGACCGCGACAAGCCCTTCCTGCCCGAAGTGGCGGCCATGTTCGCCAAGCTGGGCTTCCGGCTGCTGGCCACGCAGGGCACGGCAAATGTGCTGCGCGAGCACGGCCTTGAGGTGGAGGAAGTGCGCAAGGTCTATGAAGGGCGGCCCAATATCGTGGACCTGCTCATCAACCATGAGGTGGACCTGGTCATCAACACGGCCTCGGGCAAGCACACGGCCAGGGATTCCAAGGCCATCCGGCGCGCGGCCCTGACCTACAAGGTGCCGTACTGCACCACCATCGCGGCGGCCCGGGCCACGGCCACGGCCATCGGCTCGCGGCGGGACGAAACCCATGTGGAAAGCCTGCAGGAATACTACGCGCGGGAAGCGCGGGGGTAA
- the carA gene encoding glutamine-hydrolyzing carbamoyl-phosphate synthase small subunit — translation MKALLVLEDGFTLEGKSFTGDFETGGEVIFTTGMTGYQEVLTDPSYYGQMVCMTYPLIGNYGIAREDMESAAVHAGALLVKECCKKPSNWRATMSLPTFLKRYEKPGMEGLDTRALTRHLRINGAMRGVISTREFDLRALREKALALPAMKGRNLVPFVAAQKPYAWYDNAPREAVFGPDGAYAWRGTGLPLLVYDFGIKWNILRHLCEAGFEPLAVPPTFSAQAAKASGARAVFLSNGPGDPASLTDEIAVVRDLIKIFPVTGICLGHQLIGHALGGTTDKLKFGHHGCNHPVKDLTTGRIEISSQNHGFHVVLDGVPDVEATHVNLNDHTLEGLRHKTLPVMSLQYHPEAAAGPRDGNYLFSRFREMIGNAVGA, via the coding sequence ATGAAAGCATTGCTGGTGCTGGAAGACGGGTTCACGCTGGAAGGCAAATCCTTTACCGGCGATTTTGAAACCGGCGGGGAAGTGATTTTTACCACGGGCATGACCGGCTATCAGGAAGTGCTCACCGACCCTTCCTATTACGGGCAGATGGTCTGCATGACCTATCCGCTCATCGGCAACTACGGCATCGCCCGCGAGGATATGGAGTCCGCCGCGGTGCACGCCGGGGCCCTGCTGGTCAAGGAGTGCTGCAAAAAGCCCTCCAACTGGCGGGCCACCATGTCTCTGCCCACTTTTCTGAAGCGCTATGAGAAGCCGGGCATGGAGGGGCTGGACACCCGCGCCCTGACCCGCCATCTGCGCATCAACGGGGCCATGCGCGGGGTTATCTCCACCCGCGAGTTCGACCTGCGGGCCCTGCGGGAAAAGGCCCTGGCCCTACCCGCCATGAAAGGCCGCAACCTGGTGCCCTTTGTGGCGGCCCAAAAGCCCTACGCCTGGTACGACAACGCGCCCCGGGAGGCTGTGTTCGGCCCTGACGGCGCGTATGCCTGGCGAGGCACGGGCCTGCCCCTGCTGGTCTATGATTTCGGCATCAAGTGGAACATCCTGCGGCATCTGTGCGAGGCGGGCTTCGAACCCCTGGCCGTGCCGCCCACCTTCAGCGCGCAGGCGGCCAAGGCCAGCGGCGCGCGGGCGGTCTTTCTCTCCAACGGCCCCGGCGACCCGGCCTCGCTGACCGACGAAATCGCCGTGGTACGGGATCTGATCAAGATCTTTCCGGTCACGGGCATCTGCCTGGGCCATCAGCTCATCGGCCACGCCCTGGGCGGCACCACGGACAAACTCAAGTTCGGGCACCACGGCTGCAACCATCCTGTCAAGGATCTGACCACCGGTCGCATTGAAATCTCCTCCCAGAACCACGGTTTCCATGTGGTGCTGGACGGCGTGCCCGATGTGGAAGCCACCCACGTCAATCTCAATGACCACACCCTGGAAGGCTTGCGCCACAAGACGCTGCCGGTCATGAGCCTGCAGTACCACCCCGAGGCGGCGGCGGGCCCACGCGACGGCAATTATCTTTTCAGCCGTTTCCGGGAAATGATCGGCAATGCCGTGGGGGCCTGA
- a CDS encoding AraC family transcriptional regulator, protein MAENRRVDANRNWAVLRAKLLGGAPGAGNYPTAVKGFVLHCNTSSADPWPNFYQPVIIVVAQGRKLVRIGGDEYHYGENVCFVAGVDMPVTSCVMEASEEKPYLSMSLNLDAARIANLAARVPPPSPGDAAPRGAAVQAVGPGLLDAFLRLLELTETPEHIPVMENLLLDEIHYRLLAGPFGGILRSLNTLGSQGNQISRAISWLKENYKEPLRVEKLAGQTNMAPSTFHKYFKQITTLSPLQYQKRLRLSEAQRLMLSGGHDVTQAAFAVGYESPTQFIREYKRLFGNPPRRNVMRMKGALSA, encoded by the coding sequence ATGGCGGAAAACAGACGTGTGGATGCGAACAGGAACTGGGCCGTGCTCAGGGCGAAACTGCTCGGCGGCGCGCCGGGGGCGGGAAATTATCCCACAGCGGTCAAAGGTTTCGTGCTGCATTGCAATACAAGCAGCGCCGATCCCTGGCCCAACTTTTATCAGCCGGTGATCATTGTGGTGGCCCAGGGCCGGAAGCTGGTAAGAATCGGCGGGGATGAGTACCATTACGGCGAAAATGTCTGCTTTGTGGCCGGGGTGGACATGCCGGTCACCAGTTGCGTCATGGAGGCCAGCGAGGAAAAGCCGTACCTGTCCATGTCGCTGAATCTGGACGCCGCCCGTATTGCGAATCTTGCGGCCAGGGTGCCGCCGCCGTCCCCCGGCGACGCCGCGCCCAGGGGGGCGGCGGTGCAGGCTGTCGGTCCCGGCTTGCTGGATGCGTTTTTGCGTCTGCTCGAACTGACAGAAACGCCGGAGCACATTCCTGTCATGGAAAACCTCCTGCTGGATGAAATCCACTATCGGCTGCTTGCGGGTCCGTTCGGCGGCATTCTGCGCAGCCTCAATACCCTGGGCTCACAGGGCAACCAGATTTCGCGGGCCATATCCTGGCTGAAAGAGAATTACAAAGAGCCGTTGCGGGTGGAAAAGCTGGCCGGGCAAACCAATATGGCTCCATCGACTTTTCACAAATATTTCAAGCAGATTACCACATTGAGCCCGTTGCAGTACCAAAAGCGCCTGCGCCTCAGCGAAGCCCAGCGCCTCATGCTGTCCGGCGGGCACGATGTGACCCAGGCCGCTTTTGCCGTGGGCTACGAAAGCCCGACGCAATTCATCAGGGAATACAAGCGCCTGTTCGGCAATCCGCCGCGCAGGAATGTCATGCGGATGAAGGGAGCCTTGAGCGCCTGA
- a CDS encoding argininosuccinate synthase, whose translation MQDVKKVVLAYSGGLDTSVILKWLIETYHCEVITCTADLGQPEDLSGVEEKALKTGASKAYVVDLREEMARDFVFPMMRGAARYENRYMLGTSIARPCITKALIDIARKEGADAIAHGATGKGNDQVRFEFSAKALAPEIRVIAPWREWDLMSRTALTAFAEKHGIFISKEAKRYSMDANMLHTSFEGSELENPGNAPHEICHDRCVPVEQAPNEPEVIEVGFEAGNPVSVNGRKLSPYTIIKTLAELAGKHGIGRDDMVENRYVGMKCRGVYENPAGTLLFALHRDLEGICMDRELLGIRDMLAVPYSHAVYNGYWFSPEREAMQAFFDKSQETVTGTVRAKLYKGGVWPLARTSPYSLFSEDLATFEGGDYDHKDAAGFIRLNGLRLGMYAAIRNKMAK comes from the coding sequence ATGCAAGACGTCAAAAAAGTCGTGCTCGCCTATTCCGGCGGGCTGGATACATCCGTTATTCTCAAATGGCTCATTGAAACCTACCATTGCGAGGTCATCACCTGCACCGCCGACCTGGGCCAGCCCGAGGATCTTTCCGGCGTGGAGGAAAAAGCGCTGAAAACCGGCGCTTCCAAAGCCTATGTGGTAGACCTGCGCGAAGAAATGGCCCGCGACTTCGTCTTCCCCATGATGCGCGGCGCGGCCCGCTACGAAAATCGCTACATGCTGGGCACCTCTATCGCGCGCCCCTGCATCACCAAGGCCCTTATCGACATCGCCCGCAAGGAAGGCGCCGACGCCATCGCGCACGGCGCCACGGGCAAGGGCAATGATCAGGTGCGCTTCGAATTTTCCGCCAAGGCCCTGGCCCCGGAAATCCGGGTCATCGCGCCCTGGCGCGAGTGGGATCTCATGTCCCGCACGGCCCTGACCGCCTTTGCCGAAAAGCACGGCATCTTCATTTCCAAAGAGGCCAAGCGCTACAGCATGGACGCCAACATGCTGCACACTTCGTTTGAGGGCAGCGAACTGGAAAATCCCGGCAACGCGCCGCACGAAATCTGCCATGACCGCTGCGTGCCCGTGGAACAGGCCCCCAACGAACCTGAAGTTATCGAAGTGGGCTTTGAGGCGGGCAATCCCGTTTCCGTCAACGGCCGGAAGCTGTCGCCGTACACCATTATCAAAACCCTGGCCGAACTGGCGGGCAAGCACGGCATCGGCCGCGACGACATGGTGGAAAACCGCTATGTGGGCATGAAGTGCCGCGGCGTGTACGAAAATCCGGCGGGCACCCTGCTCTTCGCGCTGCACCGCGACCTGGAAGGCATCTGCATGGACCGCGAACTGCTCGGCATCCGCGACATGCTGGCCGTGCCCTATTCCCACGCCGTATACAACGGCTACTGGTTCTCGCCCGAGCGCGAAGCCATGCAGGCCTTTTTCGACAAGTCGCAGGAGACGGTCACCGGCACCGTGCGCGCCAAGCTCTACAAGGGCGGCGTGTGGCCCCTGGCCCGTACCTCTCCCTACTCGCTCTTCTCCGAGGATCTGGCCACGTTCGAAGGCGGCGACTACGATCACAAGGACGCGGCGGGCTTCATCCGCCTCAACGGCCTGCGCCTGGGTATGTACGCGGCCATCAGAAACAAGATGGCGAAATAG
- the argH gene encoding argininosuccinate lyase, whose protein sequence is MKTNQSWGGRFAEGPKEAVARYTDSQTYDRALYAQDIRASRAHARMLGRQGVITPEEAQILADGLDRVRAEIESGGFVWKPELEDVHMNIEARLTELTGDVGKKLHTGRSRNDQVGLSFRLFVADRLDIWRQRAAALCAVLVKRAAEHQGDILPGCTHLQPAQPVSLAQHLLAYAWMFRRDALRLTDTLKRVRISPLGAAALAGTTYPLDPQSVADEVGFAEIYGNSMDAVSDRDFVLEALFDGSAAMMHLSRLCEEIILWANPAFGFVKLPDGYATGSSIMPQKKNPDVAELMRGKTGRVYGALTGLLTVMKGLPLAYNRDMQEDKEGFLDADRTVESSLRLMAGMLEELTFRTDRMREACKAGFLNATELADYLVGRGLPFREAHHVTGQAVAAAEREGKGLEDLTLPELQALEPRIDSDVYAVLDYAAAVRRRETPGGTGPRSVARQLEQLELWLAEQEQR, encoded by the coding sequence ATGAAAACCAATCAGAGTTGGGGAGGCCGTTTCGCCGAAGGCCCCAAAGAAGCCGTGGCCCGCTATACGGATTCCCAGACCTACGACCGGGCGCTCTACGCCCAGGATATCCGCGCTTCCCGGGCTCACGCCCGCATGCTGGGCCGCCAAGGCGTGATCACCCCGGAAGAGGCGCAAATTCTGGCGGACGGCCTGGACAGGGTGCGCGCCGAGATCGAGTCCGGCGGCTTTGTCTGGAAGCCGGAACTGGAAGACGTGCACATGAACATCGAGGCCCGGCTCACCGAACTGACCGGCGATGTGGGCAAAAAGCTGCACACCGGCCGCAGCCGCAATGATCAGGTGGGTCTGAGCTTCCGCCTTTTCGTGGCCGACAGGCTGGACATCTGGCGGCAGCGCGCCGCCGCGCTCTGTGCCGTGCTGGTCAAACGCGCCGCCGAGCATCAGGGGGACATCCTGCCCGGCTGCACGCATCTGCAGCCCGCCCAGCCCGTGAGCCTGGCCCAGCATCTGCTGGCCTATGCCTGGATGTTCCGGCGCGACGCCCTGCGCCTGACCGACACGCTCAAGCGGGTGCGCATCTCGCCCCTGGGCGCGGCGGCCCTGGCCGGCACCACCTACCCCCTGGACCCGCAGAGCGTGGCCGACGAGGTGGGCTTTGCGGAAATTTACGGCAATTCCATGGACGCCGTATCCGACCGGGATTTCGTGCTGGAAGCCCTGTTCGACGGCTCCGCCGCCATGATGCACCTTTCCCGCCTCTGCGAGGAAATCATCCTCTGGGCCAATCCGGCCTTCGGCTTCGTGAAGCTGCCCGACGGCTACGCCACGGGCTCCTCCATCATGCCGCAGAAAAAAAATCCGGACGTGGCCGAACTGATGCGCGGCAAGACCGGCCGGGTTTACGGCGCGCTCACGGGCCTGCTCACGGTCATGAAAGGCCTGCCCCTGGCCTATAACCGCGACATGCAGGAAGACAAGGAAGGCTTCCTGGACGCGGACCGCACGGTGGAATCCTCCCTGCGGCTCATGGCCGGGATGCTGGAGGAACTGACCTTTCGCACGGACCGCATGCGCGAAGCCTGCAAGGCGGGCTTTCTCAACGCCACGGAACTGGCCGACTATCTGGTAGGCAGGGGCCTGCCCTTCCGCGAGGCGCATCATGTCACCGGCCAGGCCGTGGCCGCCGCCGAACGCGAAGGCAAGGGCCTGGAAGACCTCACCCTGCCCGAATTACAGGCCCTGGAACCGCGCATTGACAGCGACGTCTACGCGGTGTTGGATTACGCGGCGGCCGTGCGCCGCCGGGAAACGCCGGGCGGCACGGGTCCTCGCTCCGTGGCGCGTCAGCTGGAACAGCTTGAACTGTGGCTTGCCGAGCAGGAGCAACGATGA